One segment of Brachypodium distachyon chloroplast, complete genome DNA contains the following:
- the atpF gene encoding ATP synthase CF0 B subunit, whose product MKNVTHSFVFLAHWPSAGSFGLNTDILATNLINLTVVVGVLIFFGKGVLKDLLDNRKQRILSTIRNSEELRRGTFEQLEKARIRLQKVELEADEYRMNGYSEIEREKENLINATSISLEQLEKSKNETLYFEKQRAMNQVRQRVFQQAVQGALGTLNSCLNTELHFRTIRANIGILGSMEWKR is encoded by the exons ATGAAAAATGTAACCCATTCTTTCGTTTTTTTAGCTCACTGGCCATCCGCTGGCAGTTTCGGGCTTAATACCGATATTTTAGCAACAAATCTAATAAATCTAACTGTAGTGGTTGGTGTTTTGATTTTTTTTGGAAAGGGAGTGT TAAAAGATTTATTAGATAATCGAAAACAGAGGATCTTGAGTACTATTCGAAATTCGGAAGAATTGCGTAGAGGGACCTTTGAGCAGCTCGAAAAAGCTCGGATTCGATTACAGAAAGTCGAACTAGAAGCGGATGAGTATCGAATGAATGGATACTCTGAGATAGAACGAGAAAAAGAAAATTTGATTAATGCTACTTCTATTAGTTTGGAACAATTAGAAAAGTCTAAAAACGAAACCCTTTATTTTGAAAAACAAAGGGCAATGAATCAGGTCCGACAACGGGTTTTCCAGCAGGCCGTACAAGGAGCTCTAGGAACTCTGAATAGTTGTTTGAATACCGAGTTACATTTCCGTACGATTCGTGCTAATATTGGCATTCTCGGGTCCATGGAATGGAAGAGATAA
- the atpA gene encoding ATP synthase CF1 alpha subunit (ATPase alpha subunit) has protein sequence MATLRVDEIHKILRERIEQYNRKIGIENIGRVVQVGDGIARIIGLGQIMSGELVEFAEGTRGIALNLESKNVGIVLMGDGLMIQEGSFVKATGRIAQIPVSEAYLGRVINALAKPIDGRGEIIASESRLIESPAPSIISRRSVYEPLQTGLIAIDSMIPIGRGQRELIIGDRQTGKTAVATDTILNQKGQDVICVYVAIGQRASSVAQVVTTFHEEGAMEYTIVVAEMADSPATLQYLAPYTGAALAEYFMYRERHTLIIYDDLSKQAQAYRQMSLLLRRPPGREAYPGDVFYLHSRLLERAAKLNSLLGEGSMTALPIVETQSGDVSAYIPTNVISITDGQIFLSADLFNAGIRPAINVGISVSRVGSAAQIKAMKQVAGKSKLELAQFAELQAFAQFASALDKTSQNQLARGRRLRELLKQSQANPLPVEEQIATIYTGTRGYLDSLEIEQVNKFLGELRKNLKDTKPQFKEIISSSKTFTEQAEILLKEAIQEQLERFSLQE, from the coding sequence ATGGCAACTCTTCGAGTCGACGAAATTCATAAAATTCTCCGTGAACGTATTGAACAATATAATAGGAAAATAGGGATTGAGAATATAGGTCGCGTAGTTCAAGTGGGGGATGGGATTGCTCGTATTATAGGTCTTGGTCAAATAATGTCAGGTGAATTAGTCGAATTTGCAGAAGGCACTAGGGGTATTGCTCTTAATTTGGAATCCAAAAATGTTGGGATTGTATTAATGGGCGATGGGTTGATGATACAAGAGGGAAGTTTTGTAAAAGCAACAGGAAGAATTGCTCAGATACCCGTGAGCGAGGCTTACTTGGGTCGTGTTATAAATGCTCTGGCTAAACCTATAGATGGGAGAGGTGAAATTATAGCTTCGGAATCTCGCTTAATTGAATCCCCTGCTCCAAGTATAATTTCCAGGCGTTCCGTATATGAACCCCTTCAAACAGGGCTTATTGCTATCGATTCGATGATCCCTATAGGGCGCGGTCAGCGAGAGTTAATTATTGGGGACAGACAGACTGGCAAAACAGCAGTAGCCACAGATACAATTCTCAATCAAAAAGGGCAAGATGTAATATGTGTTTATGTAGCTATTGGTCAAAGAGCATCCTCCGTGGCTCAAGTAGTAACTACTTTCCATGAGGAGGGAGCCATGGAATACACTATTGTAGTTGCTGAAATGGCGGATTCACCTGCTACATTACAATACCTCGCTCCTTATACAGGAGCCGCCCTGGCTGAGTATTTTATGTACCGCGAACGGCATACTTTAATAATTTATGATGATCTCTCCAAACAGGCACAAGCTTATCGCCAAATGTCCCTTTTATTAAGAAGACCTCCCGGCCGTGAAGCTTATCCAGGGGATGTTTTTTATTTGCATTCACGCCTTTTAGAAAGAGCCGCTAAATTAAATTCTCTTTTAGGCGAAGGAAGTATGACCGCTTTACCAATAGTTGAGACTCAATCTGGAGACGTTTCTGCCTATATTCCTACTAATGTAATCTCCATTACAGATGGACAAATATTCTTATCCGCGGATCTATTCAATGCCGGAATTCGACCTGCTATTAATGTGGGTATTTCTGTTTCCAGAGTAGGATCCGCGGCTCAAATTAAAGCCATGAAACAAGTAGCTGGCAAATCAAAATTGGAACTAGCTCAATTCGCAGAGTTACAAGCCTTTGCACAATTCGCCTCTGCTCTCGATAAAACAAGTCAGAATCAATTGGCAAGGGGGCGACGATTAAGGGAATTGCTTAAACAATCCCAGGCAAACCCTCTCCCAGTGGAAGAGCAGATAGCTACTATTTATACCGGAACGAGAGGATATCTTGATTCGTTAGAAATTGAACAGGTAAATAAATTTCTAGGTGAGTTACGTAAAAACCTAAAAGATACTAAACCTCAATTCAAAGAAATTATATCTTCTAGCAAGACATTCACCGAGCAAGCGGAAATCCTTTTGAAGGAAGCTATTCAGGAACAGCTCGAACGGTTTTCCCTTCAGGAA
- the rps14 gene encoding ribosomal protein S14, translating into MAKKSLIQREKKRQKLEQKYHLIRQSLKKKIRSKVSPLSLSEKTKMREKLQSLPRNSAPTRLHRRCFLTGRPRANYRDFGLSGHVLREMVYECLLPGATRSSW; encoded by the coding sequence ATGGCAAAAAAAAGTTTGATTCAGAGGGAAAAGAAGCGGCAGAAATTAGAACAAAAATATCATTTGATTCGCCAATCTTTAAAAAAAAAGATAAGAAGCAAAGTTTCCCCCTTGAGTTTGAGTGAAAAAACGAAAATGCGAGAAAAATTGCAATCCCTACCACGTAATAGTGCACCTACACGCCTTCATCGACGTTGTTTTTTGACTGGAAGACCTAGAGCTAACTATCGAGATTTTGGGCTATCCGGGCACGTACTTCGAGAAATGGTTTATGAATGTTTGTTACCGGGTGCAACAAGATCCAGTTGGTAA
- the psaB gene encoding photosystem I P700 chlorophyll a apoprotein A2 (PsaB), whose protein sequence is MELRFPRFSQGLAQDPTTRRIWFGIATAHDFESHDDITEERLYQNIFASHFGQLAIIFLWTSGNLFHVAWQGNFESWIQDPLHVRPIAHAIWDPHFGQPAVEAFTRGGAAGPVNIAYSGVYQWWYTIGLRTNEDLYTGALFLLFLSTLSLIAGWLHLQPKWKPSLSWFKNAESRLNHHLSGLFGVSSLAWTGHLIHVAIPASRGEYVRWNNFLDVLPYPQGLGPLLTGQWNLYAQNPDSSNHLFGTTQGAGTAILTLLGGFHPQTQSLWLTDIAHHHLAIAFIFLIAGHMYRTNFGIGHSIKDLLEAHTPPGGRLGRGHKGLYDTINNSIHFQLGLALASLGVITSLVAQHMYSLPAYAFIAQDFTTQAALYTHHQYIAGFIMTGAFAHGAIFFIRDYNPEQNEDNVLARMLDHKEAIISHLSWASLFLGFHTLGLYVHNDVMLAFGTPEKQILIEPIFAQWIQSAHGKTTYGFDILLSSTNGPAFNAGRSLWLPGWLNAVNENSNSLFLTIGPGDFLVHHAIALGLHTTTLILVKGALDARGSKLMPDKKDFGYSFPCDGPGRGGTCDISAWDAFYLAVFWMLNTIGWVTFYWHWKHITLWQGNVSQFNESSTYLMGWLRDYLWLNSSQLINGYNPFGMNSLSVWAWMFLFGHLVWATGFMFLISWRGYWQELIETLAWAHERTPLANLIRWRDKPVALSIVQARLVGLAHFSVGYIFTYAAFLIASTSGKFG, encoded by the coding sequence ATGGAATTAAGATTTCCCAGGTTTAGCCAAGGCTTAGCTCAGGACCCCACTACTCGTCGTATTTGGTTTGGTATTGCTACCGCACATGATTTCGAAAGTCATGATGATATTACTGAGGAACGTCTTTATCAGAACATTTTTGCTTCTCACTTTGGGCAGTTAGCAATAATCTTTCTATGGACGTCCGGAAATCTGTTTCATGTAGCTTGGCAAGGAAATTTTGAATCATGGATACAGGATCCTTTACACGTAAGACCTATTGCTCATGCGATTTGGGATCCTCATTTTGGTCAACCCGCTGTGGAAGCCTTTACTCGAGGAGGTGCTGCCGGTCCAGTGAATATCGCCTATTCTGGGGTTTATCAGTGGTGGTATACAATAGGATTACGCACGAATGAAGATCTTTATACTGGAGCTCTTTTTCTATTATTTCTTTCTACGCTATCTTTAATAGCGGGTTGGTTACATCTACAACCCAAATGGAAACCAAGTCTTTCGTGGTTCAAAAACGCGGAATCTCGTCTCAATCATCATTTGTCAGGACTTTTCGGGGTAAGTTCTTTAGCTTGGACAGGACATTTAATTCATGTTGCTATTCCCGCATCCAGGGGGGAGTACGTTCGATGGAATAATTTCTTAGATGTATTACCCTATCCCCAGGGGTTGGGGCCCCTTTTGACGGGCCAGTGGAATCTTTATGCCCAAAACCCTGATTCGAGTAACCATTTATTTGGTACCACTCAAGGAGCGGGAACTGCCATTCTAACTCTTCTTGGTGGATTCCATCCACAAACACAAAGTTTGTGGCTGACCGATATTGCGCACCATCATTTAGCTATTGCATTTATTTTTCTCATTGCCGGTCACATGTATCGAACTAACTTCGGAATTGGACACAGTATCAAAGATCTTTTAGAAGCGCATACTCCTCCGGGGGGTCGATTAGGGCGGGGGCATAAGGGCCTTTACGACACAATCAATAATTCGATTCATTTTCAATTAGGTCTTGCTCTAGCTTCTTTAGGGGTTATTACTTCCTTAGTAGCTCAACATATGTACTCTTTACCTGCTTATGCATTCATAGCGCAAGACTTTACTACTCAAGCTGCTTTATATACTCATCACCAATATATTGCAGGGTTCATCATGACAGGGGCTTTTGCTCATGGAGCTATCTTTTTCATTAGGGATTACAATCCAGAACAGAATGAGGATAATGTATTGGCAAGAATGTTAGACCATAAAGAAGCTATCATATCTCATTTAAGTTGGGCTAGCCTCTTTCTAGGATTCCATACCTTGGGCCTTTATGTTCATAACGACGTCATGCTTGCTTTTGGTACTCCAGAAAAGCAAATCTTGATCGAACCTATATTTGCCCAATGGATACAATCTGCTCATGGCAAGACGACATATGGGTTCGATATACTCTTATCTTCAACGAATGGCCCCGCTTTCAATGCAGGTCGAAGCCTATGGTTGCCCGGATGGTTGAATGCTGTTAATGAGAATAGTAATTCGCTTTTCTTAACAATAGGACCTGGGGATTTCTTGGTTCATCATGCTATTGCTCTAGGTTTGCATACAACTACATTGATTTTAGTAAAGGGTGCTTTAGATGCACGCGGTTCCAAATTAATGCCGGATAAAAAGGATTTTGGGTATAGTTTTCCTTGTGACGGTCCAGGACGCGGCGGTACTTGTGATATTTCTGCTTGGGACGCGTTTTATTTGGCAGTTTTCTGGATGTTAAATACTATTGGATGGGTTACTTTTTATTGGCATTGGAAACATATCACATTATGGCAGGGCAACGTTTCACAATTTAATGAATCCTCCACTTATTTGATGGGATGGTTAAGAGATTACCTATGGTTAAATTCTTCACAACTTATAAATGGATATAATCCTTTTGGGATGAATAGTTTATCGGTATGGGCGTGGATGTTCTTATTTGGACATCTTGTTTGGGCTACTGGATTTATGTTCTTAATTTCCTGGCGTGGATATTGGCAGGAATTAATTGAGACTTTAGCATGGGCTCATGAACGCACACCTTTGGCTAATTTAATTCGCTGGAGAGATAAGCCCGTGGCTCTTTCCATTGTGCAAGCAAGATTGGTTGGATTAGCCCACTTTTCTGTGGGTTATATATTCACTTATGCAGCTTTCTTGATTGCCTCAACATCAGGTAAGTTTGGTTAA
- the psaA gene encoding photosystem I P700 chlorophyll a apoprotein A1 (PsaA), with protein MIIRSPEPEVKIIVDRDPVKTSFEEWARPGHFSKTLAKGPDTTTWIWNLHADAHDFDSHTGDLEEISRKVFSAHFGQLSIIFLWLSGMYFHGARFSNYEAWLSDPTHIGPSAQVVWPIVGQEILNGDVGGGFRGIQITSGFFQIWRASGITSELQLYCTAIGALIFASLMLFAGWFHYHKAAPKLAWFQDVESMLNHHLAGLLGLGSLSWAGHQIHVSLPINQFLDAGVDPKEIPLPHEFILNRDLLAQLYPSFAEGATPFFTLNWSKYAEFLTFRGGLDPVTGGLWLTDIAHHHLAIAILFLIAGHMYRTNWGIGHGLKDILEAHKGPFTGQGHKGLYEILTTSWHAQLALNLAMLGSTTIVVAHHMYSMPPYPYLATDYGTQLSLFTHHMWIGGFLIVGAAAHAAIFMVRDYDPTTRYNDLLDRVLRHRDAIISHLNWVCIFLGFHSFGLYIHNDTMSALGRPQDMFSDTAIQLQPIFAQWVQNIHANAPGVTAPGATTSTSLTWGGGELVAVGGKVALLPIPLGTADFLVHHIHAFTIHVTVLILLKGVLFARSSRLIPDKANLGFRFPCDGPGRGGTCQVSAWDHVFLGLFWMYNAISVVIFHFSWKMQSDVWGTISDQGVVTHITGGNFAQSSITINGWLRDFLWAQASQVIQSYGSSLSAYGLFFLGAHFVWAFSLMFLFSGRGYWQELIESIVWAHNKLKVAPATQPRALSIIQGRAVGVTHYLLGGIATTWAFFLARIIAVG; from the coding sequence ATGATTATTCGTTCGCCGGAACCAGAAGTAAAAATTATTGTGGATAGGGATCCTGTAAAAACATCTTTTGAGGAATGGGCCAGACCCGGCCATTTCTCAAAAACACTAGCTAAGGGCCCTGATACTACCACTTGGATCTGGAACCTACATGCTGATGCTCACGATTTCGATAGTCATACGGGTGATTTGGAGGAGATCTCTCGAAAAGTCTTTAGTGCTCATTTCGGGCAACTCTCCATTATCTTTCTTTGGTTGAGTGGCATGTACTTCCATGGTGCCCGTTTTTCCAATTATGAAGCATGGCTAAGTGATCCTACTCACATTGGACCCAGTGCTCAGGTAGTTTGGCCAATAGTAGGGCAAGAAATATTGAATGGTGATGTAGGCGGGGGTTTCCGAGGAATCCAAATAACCTCTGGGTTTTTTCAGATTTGGCGAGCCTCTGGAATAACTAGTGAATTACAACTCTATTGTACTGCAATTGGTGCATTGATTTTTGCATCGTTAATGCTTTTTGCTGGTTGGTTCCATTATCACAAAGCCGCTCCAAAATTGGCCTGGTTCCAAGATGTAGAATCCATGTTGAATCACCACTTAGCGGGATTATTAGGACTTGGGTCTCTTTCTTGGGCGGGACACCAAATTCATGTATCTTTACCAATTAACCAATTTCTTGACGCCGGGGTTGATCCTAAAGAGATACCACTTCCTCATGAATTTATCTTGAATCGCGACCTTTTGGCTCAACTTTATCCTAGTTTTGCCGAAGGAGCAACCCCTTTTTTCACCTTAAATTGGTCCAAATACGCAGAATTTCTTACTTTTCGCGGAGGACTAGATCCAGTAACCGGTGGTCTATGGCTGACCGATATTGCGCACCATCACTTAGCTATTGCTATTCTTTTCCTAATTGCAGGTCATATGTATAGGACCAACTGGGGTATTGGCCATGGACTTAAAGATATTTTGGAAGCTCACAAAGGCCCATTTACAGGACAAGGCCATAAGGGTCTCTATGAAATCTTAACAACATCATGGCATGCTCAATTAGCTCTTAACCTAGCTATGCTAGGCTCGACAACCATTGTTGTAGCTCATCATATGTACTCTATGCCCCCCTATCCATACCTAGCTACTGACTATGGTACACAACTTTCCTTGTTCACACACCACATGTGGATTGGCGGATTTCTAATAGTCGGTGCTGCTGCACATGCAGCAATTTTTATGGTAAGAGACTATGATCCAACTACTCGATACAATGATCTATTAGATCGCGTCCTTAGACACCGTGATGCAATCATATCCCACCTTAACTGGGTATGTATATTTCTAGGTTTTCACAGTTTTGGTTTGTACATTCATAATGATACCATGAGTGCTTTAGGACGTCCGCAAGATATGTTTTCGGATACTGCCATACAATTACAACCTATCTTTGCTCAATGGGTACAAAATATCCATGCTAACGCGCCTGGTGTAACAGCTCCTGGTGCAACAACAAGTACCAGTTTAACGTGGGGAGGTGGCGAGTTAGTAGCAGTAGGCGGCAAAGTGGCTTTGTTACCTATTCCATTAGGAACTGCAGATTTTTTAGTCCATCACATTCACGCATTTACCATCCATGTGACTGTATTAATACTTTTGAAAGGTGTTTTATTTGCTCGCAGTTCCCGTTTGATACCCGATAAAGCAAATCTCGGTTTTCGCTTTCCTTGCGATGGGCCTGGGCGAGGCGGAACATGTCAAGTATCTGCTTGGGATCATGTTTTCTTAGGTTTATTCTGGATGTACAATGCAATTTCGGTAGTCATTTTCCATTTCAGTTGGAAAATGCAATCGGATGTTTGGGGTACTATAAGTGATCAAGGGGTGGTAACTCATATCACAGGGGGGAACTTTGCACAGAGTTCCATTACGATTAATGGGTGGCTTCGAGATTTCTTGTGGGCACAGGCATCGCAAGTAATTCAGTCTTATGGTTCTTCATTATCTGCATATGGTCTTTTTTTCTTAGGTGCTCATTTTGTCTGGGCCTTCAGTTTAATGTTTTTATTCAGCGGCCGTGGTTATTGGCAAGAACTTATTGAATCTATCGTTTGGGCTCATAACAAATTAAAAGTTGCTCCTGCTACTCAGCCTAGAGCCTTGAGCATTATACAAGGACGTGCTGTAGGAGTAACCCATTACCTTCTAGGTGGAATTGCCACAACATGGGCATTCTTCTTAGCGAGAATTATTGCAGTAGGATAG
- the ycf3 gene encoding photosystem I assembly protein Ycf3, translating into MPRSRVNGNFIDKTSSIVANILLRIIPTTSGEKRAFTYYRDGMLAQSEGNYAEALQNYYEATRLEIDPYDRSYILYNIGLIHTSNGEHTKALEYYFRALERNPFLPQAFNNMAVICHYRGEQAILQGDSEIAEAWFDQAAEYWKQAIALTPGNYIEAQNWLKITKRFEFE; encoded by the exons ATGCCTAGATCCCGTGTAAATGGAAATTTCATTGATAAGACCTCCTCAATTGTAGCCAATATTTTATTGCGAATAATTCCAACAACCTCAGGGGAAAAAAGGGCATTTACTTATTATAGAGATG GGATGTTGGCTCAATCCGAAGGAAATTATGCGGAAGCTTTGCAAAATTATTATGAAGCTACGCGACTAGAAATCGATCCCTACGATCGAAGTTATATACTCTATAACATAGGCCTTATACACACAAGCAATGGAGAGCATACAAAGGCTTTGGAATATTATTTCCGGGCACTAGAGCGAAACCCCTTCTTACCGCAAGCTTTTAATAATATGGCCGTGATCTGTCATTAC CGAGGAGAACAGGCCATTCTACAGGGTGATTCAGAAATTGCAGAAGCTTGGTTTGATCAAGCTGCTGAGTATTGGAAACAAGCTATAGCGCTTACTCCGGGAAATTATATTGAAGCACAGAACTGGTTGAAGATTACGAAGCGCTTTGAATTTGAATAA
- the rps4 gene encoding ribosomal protein S4 encodes MSRYRGPRLKKIRRLGALPGLTRKTPKSGSNLKKKFHSGKKEQYRIRLQEKQKLRFHYGLTERQLLRYVHIAGKAKRSTGQVLLQLLEMRLDNILFRLGMAATIPGARQLVNHRHILVNGRIVNIPSFRCKPRDIITTKDNQRSQSLVQNSIASSDPGKLPKHLTIDTLEYKGLVNKILDRKWVGLKINELLVVEYYSRQT; translated from the coding sequence ATGTCCCGTTATCGAGGACCTCGTTTAAAAAAAATACGCCGTCTGGGAGCTTTACCAGGACTCACTAGAAAAACACCTAAATCCGGAAGTAATCTGAAAAAGAAATTCCATTCTGGGAAAAAGGAGCAATATCGTATTCGTCTTCAAGAAAAACAGAAATTGCGTTTTCATTATGGTCTGACAGAACGACAATTACTTAGATATGTACATATCGCTGGAAAAGCAAAAAGGTCCACAGGTCAGGTTTTACTACAATTACTTGAAATGCGTTTGGATAATATCCTTTTTCGATTGGGTATGGCGGCAACCATTCCTGGGGCCCGCCAATTAGTCAACCATAGACATATTTTGGTTAATGGTCGTATAGTTAATATACCAAGTTTTCGTTGCAAACCTCGAGATATTATTACTACGAAAGATAACCAAAGATCACAAAGTCTGGTTCAAAATTCTATTGCTTCATCCGACCCGGGAAAATTGCCAAAGCATTTGACGATTGACACATTGGAATATAAAGGACTAGTAAATAAAATCCTAGATAGGAAGTGGGTAGGTCTCAAAATAAATGAGTTGTTAGTTGTAGAATATTACTCTCGTCAGACTTGA
- the ndhJ gene encoding NADH dehydrogenase subunit J — translation MQQGWLSNWLVKHKVVHRSLGFDHRGIETLQIKAGDWDSIAVILYVYGYNYLRSQCAYDVAPGGSLASVYHLTRIQYGIDNPEEVCIKVFAQKDNPRIPSVFWIWRSADFQERESYDMVGISYDNHPRLKRILMPESWVGWPLRKDYITPNFYEIQDAH, via the coding sequence ATGCAGCAGGGTTGGTTATCTAATTGGCTAGTCAAACATAAGGTGGTTCATAGATCTTTGGGCTTTGATCACCGAGGAATAGAGACTTTACAAATAAAAGCGGGGGATTGGGATTCCATTGCTGTCATTTTATACGTATATGGTTACAATTATTTACGCTCCCAATGTGCTTATGATGTAGCACCCGGTGGATCTTTAGCTAGCGTGTATCATCTTACGAGAATACAGTATGGCATAGATAACCCAGAAGAAGTATGCATAAAAGTCTTTGCCCAAAAGGATAATCCTAGAATTCCGTCTGTCTTCTGGATTTGGAGAAGTGCCGATTTTCAAGAACGCGAATCTTATGATATGGTGGGAATCTCTTATGATAATCATCCGCGCCTTAAACGTATCCTAATGCCTGAAAGTTGGGTAGGCTGGCCCTTACGTAAGGACTATATAACCCCCAATTTCTATGAAATACAAGATGCTCATTGA
- the ndhK gene encoding NADH dehydrogenase subunit K: MVLTEYLEKKKEEKDSIETVMSLIEFPLLDQTSSNSVISTTPNDLSNWSRLSSLWPLLYGTSCCFIEFASLIGSRFDFDRYGLVPRSSPRQADLILTAGTVTMKMAPSLVRLYEQMPEPKYVIAMGACTITGGMFSTDSYSTVRGVDKLIPVDVYLPGCPPKPEAVIDALTKLRKKISREIVEDRIRSQNKNRCFTTSHKLYVRRSTHTGTYEQELLYQSPSTLDISSENFYKSKSIVPSYKLVN, encoded by the coding sequence ATGGTCTTAACTGAATATTTAGAAAAAAAAAAAGAAGAAAAAGATTCCATTGAGACAGTTATGAGTTTGATTGAGTTTCCTTTACTTGACCAAACAAGTTCCAATTCTGTTATTTCAACTACACCAAACGATCTTTCAAATTGGTCAAGACTCTCCAGTTTATGGCCCCTTCTATACGGTACCAGTTGTTGTTTCATTGAATTTGCTTCATTAATAGGCTCGCGATTCGACTTTGATCGTTATGGATTGGTACCAAGATCAAGTCCTAGGCAAGCGGACCTAATTTTAACAGCTGGTACAGTAACAATGAAAATGGCTCCTTCTTTAGTGAGGTTATACGAGCAAATGCCTGAACCAAAATACGTCATTGCTATGGGAGCTTGTACTATTACAGGGGGAATGTTCAGTACGGATTCCTATAGTACTGTTCGAGGAGTTGATAAGTTAATTCCTGTGGATGTCTACTTGCCGGGTTGCCCACCTAAACCGGAGGCGGTTATAGATGCCCTAACAAAACTTCGTAAGAAGATATCGCGAGAAATAGTTGAGGATCGAATTCGATCTCAAAATAAAAACCGATGTTTTACTACCAGTCACAAGCTTTATGTTCGGCGCAGTACTCATACTGGAACTTACGAGCAAGAATTGCTCTATCAATCACCATCTACTTTAGATATATCTTCTGAAAATTTTTACAAATCCAAAAGTATAGTACCTTCCTACAAATTAGTGAATTAG
- the ndhC gene encoding NADH dehydrogenase subunit 3 — translation MFLLHEYDIFWTFLIIASLIPILAFWISGLLAPISEGPEKLSSYESGIEPMGGAWLQFRIRYYMFALVFVVFDVETVFLYPWAMSFDVLGVSVFIEAFIFVLILVVGLVYAWRKGALEWS, via the coding sequence ATGTTTCTGCTTCACGAATATGATATTTTTTGGACATTTCTAATAATAGCAAGCCTTATTCCGATTTTGGCATTTTGGATTTCAGGGCTTTTAGCCCCGATTAGTGAAGGACCCGAAAAGCTTTCTAGTTATGAATCGGGTATAGAACCCATGGGAGGGGCTTGGCTACAATTCCGAATACGCTATTACATGTTTGCGCTAGTTTTTGTTGTTTTTGATGTGGAAACCGTCTTTCTCTACCCTTGGGCAATGAGTTTCGACGTATTGGGTGTATCCGTTTTTATCGAAGCTTTCATTTTCGTGCTTATCCTAGTTGTTGGTTTAGTTTATGCATGGCGAAAAGGAGCCTTGGAATGGTCTTAA